The Halotia branconii CENA392 region ATGCAGTGAAATAAAATTGCCAATTTTTGAATTATGCTAACCGTCACATTCAAGCACAGAAGCTTAACTCACATTCAATTGCAGCAAGTACTCGATTACATCAATACTCACCTCGATCGAGATTTGTCACTGGCTGAAATTGCAGAGGTTATTAACATTAGCCCGACCTACTTTGCCAGTTTGTTCAAACAGGCTACAAAGATCCCACCCCACCAGTATGTGATTCAGCAGCGAGTGGAACGAGCAAAGTCGATGTTGTCGAAAACGGATTTAGCGATCGCAGACATTGCTTTACAAGTCGGCTTCTCTAGTCAAAGCCATCTGACCCAGCAGTTTAAGCGCCTCACTGGAATGACACCAAAACAAGTTCGCTAACACTATAAGAATCTGAAAGAAGCCAAGCATTCAAACCTGATACACTTTTACTAGCTCTTAATCAAATTAATATTTAAGTAATTTATGAAACACTCAATATTAAACTCCAATATTTTACAACAGGCTCGTCAAAAAATCCAAAAAATCCAAAATATCTCTTTTCTCTATTTATCACAAATGTCAGCAAAGATGAGCTTAAAAAGTTTACAGAAAGATACTATTAATGCTGAAAAAGTACAAACAAAGCTCCTGAAAGATATCTTACAACTACAAAAAGATACGGAATACGGCAATAAGTATAACTTTGTTAAAATAAATTCTGTTGAAAAGTTTCAGGAGCTACATCCTCTGACTAGTTACGAAGATTACTATAATTTAATTGAAGATATTGCGAATACTGGAAACTATTCTCGACTCCTAGCAGAGCCAATCTTGTTTTTTCAAGAAACATCAGGCACAACAGGAAAAGCAAAACTTATCCCAAGAACGCAACGTTTATCTTTAACTTTCCAAAAATCATTTCAGTCTGTAAATGCAATCATCACAAATTATTATTGTCAAACAAAGTCAATATCGATAGAAAATAATCGTGGTTTAGCTTTGGCTAGCACACAACCACTAAAAACAACTCCTTCCGGTATTCCCAGAGGAACGGGAACTAGTGGTGGAATTAGGCAATCTAAGTTATTTCAAAAAGTAGTAGATCTGAATTTTTCTAGTCCAGCTACTGTCTTTTTTATTCCTAATTATAAAACAGCTTATTATTGTCATCTACTTTTTGCATTATTAGAGCCAAACTTAACTTACATTACAGCTAATTTTGCTTCAAATGTACTAGAATCATTGCAAATATTAGAACGAGAATGGACACAAATAGTAGATGATATTTCTGCTGGTAAAATTAATTCCGAGTTAGAGATTGATTCAGTAATAAGAGAGGAATTAGAAAGTGGGTTGAAGCCTAGTCCAGAAAAAAGTCAGAAGTTAAAAGCTGAATTTGAAAAAGGATTCGAGGGAATTATCAACAGAATCTGGACACATTTATCTTATATTCAATGTGTTACAACTGGCTCGATGGAGCTTTACAAAGAAAAGTTAAAGTTCTACGCAGGTAGTATTCCAATTTACTCTGGCGGATATGGCGCTTCTGAAGCCTGGATTGGATGTAATCTAGAACCACATAGAGATGCGACTGCTTATGTAGTTAACCCTAACTCAGCATTTTTTGAGTTTATTCCTTCAGCAGAAATTGAACTTGCTCAACCTCAGACAATTCGTTTAACCTCTTTAGAGATAAATGAAAGTTATGAAGTAGTTGTCACAACAGTAGCTGGGCTTTACAGATACAGAATGGGCGATATTGTCAAATGTGTTGGTTATTATAACCGCAGTCCTATCTTAGAATTTTCTCATCGACAAGGTTCTTTGCTAAATATTAGCGGAGAAAAAGTTTCGGAAACTGAAATTTTAGAAGCTATTACTCAGTCCATCAAAATTTGGGGAGGAGATCGCAAATTGGTGGATTATACGACAAATATCAATCTCTCATTTTATCCCTTAAGATACTCTATTTATCTAGAGGTTTCCCCAACATTTGAAACTCTCCCTGATTTAATCGGTTTTCAAAACAAATTCGAGGAGGTTCTTTATGATTTAAATGTACTGTATTTAAATTCAAGACAAGCCGATAGTATTGCTATTCCAGAAATCAAGTTAGTCAAAACAGACACTTTTATAAAGTTAAAAAGCAAAATTATTTCTCAGGGGGGTTCAGAAACACAGTTCAAGATGCCGCGCTTATTAAAAAATTTAGAATTAGTCAGTTTTCTCGACAGTAATTGTCTTGAATAAAGACTATGCTTGGATGCCAGTGAATGGACTGGAATGGGATCTTGCTTCAACAGCATCAATGCGTTTAAACTTAAAAGGCAATAGGGAAATCCCCATAATTAAAATCAAAGAATTTAAATAAGGACACATTATTTCTCGTGCTTCGCCAGAGCGAAATAAATCTTTTTCTTTTGCATAAATAAAGTTAGGGGCTTCTAACCCAAGAATTGGGCAGGATTTCATGACTATTGCCTGTTGCCTATTCCCTGCTTGAAGTTTAAGCGCCTCAATAGAATGACACCAAAGCAGATTCACTAACTCCACAAGAATCTAACAAATCGTTGTAAGAATCTGAAATAAATCAAGTATTCAAACTTTATACACTTTGAGTAGATGAAATTAGAGGCATTTAATTAGCCTCGATTCAGCTTTAATTACCACTGAAAGGGTTCTAATATGCTTTCTAGACTGATGATAGCTGTTGCAACCGCAGTGCTGATGATTGCGACCTCTTGTATCTTTCCAACGATAGCACCAGCCAAAAGTGCAAACGCTCAAGTGCCAGGTGTCTATCCATTCAAGTTAGGGGATTTCACAATTACAGCACTGAGCGACGGTACATTACCCCAGGATCTCCATACACTTCTGTCTAATACAAACCCTGCACAAACCGATCGCCTTCTCCAGAACAGCTTTCTGACCAATCCTGTCGAAGCATCCATTAATGCTTTCTTGATCGACACTGGAGATAAGCAAGTGCTAGTAGATACGGGAGCAGGGAACTTCTTTGGGCTAAAGTTGGGCGGCAAGCTTCAGACATCGCTGAAGGCAGCAGGCTATGCCCCTAGCGAGATTGATGCAATCCTCCTGACCCATATTCATACCGATCACAGCGGTGGTCTGGTCGAAGGGGGTAAACTGATATTTCCCACCGCCACGATCTATGTTGGCAAACCTGATGTTGATTTCTGGCTCGATCGCACTAATGCAAAGCGATCGCACGTTGCTGAAAAATATTTTGACGAAGCCGCGAAAACCGTCAAACCTTATTTAGATGCAGGCAAGCTGAAATCGTTTTCTGGCAAGACGGCTATTTTACCAGGAATCACCACGTATCCCACGCCCGGACACACGCCTGGTCATAGCTGCTATGTGGTGAAAAGCGGGGGCGAGAGCATCGAGTTTTGGGGCGATATTGTTCACTTTGCCTCAGTGC contains the following coding sequences:
- a CDS encoding helix-turn-helix domain-containing protein, coding for MLTVTFKHRSLTHIQLQQVLDYINTHLDRDLSLAEIAEVINISPTYFASLFKQATKIPPHQYVIQQRVERAKSMLSKTDLAIADIALQVGFSSQSHLTQQFKRLTGMTPKQVR
- a CDS encoding GH3 auxin-responsive promoter family protein yields the protein MKHSILNSNILQQARQKIQKIQNISFLYLSQMSAKMSLKSLQKDTINAEKVQTKLLKDILQLQKDTEYGNKYNFVKINSVEKFQELHPLTSYEDYYNLIEDIANTGNYSRLLAEPILFFQETSGTTGKAKLIPRTQRLSLTFQKSFQSVNAIITNYYCQTKSISIENNRGLALASTQPLKTTPSGIPRGTGTSGGIRQSKLFQKVVDLNFSSPATVFFIPNYKTAYYCHLLFALLEPNLTYITANFASNVLESLQILEREWTQIVDDISAGKINSELEIDSVIREELESGLKPSPEKSQKLKAEFEKGFEGIINRIWTHLSYIQCVTTGSMELYKEKLKFYAGSIPIYSGGYGASEAWIGCNLEPHRDATAYVVNPNSAFFEFIPSAEIELAQPQTIRLTSLEINESYEVVVTTVAGLYRYRMGDIVKCVGYYNRSPILEFSHRQGSLLNISGEKVSETEILEAITQSIKIWGGDRKLVDYTTNINLSFYPLRYSIYLEVSPTFETLPDLIGFQNKFEEVLYDLNVLYLNSRQADSIAIPEIKLVKTDTFIKLKSKIISQGGSETQFKMPRLLKNLELVSFLDSNCLE
- a CDS encoding MBL fold metallo-hydrolase, producing the protein MLSRLMIAVATAVLMIATSCIFPTIAPAKSANAQVPGVYPFKLGDFTITALSDGTLPQDLHTLLSNTNPAQTDRLLQNSFLTNPVEASINAFLIDTGDKQVLVDTGAGNFFGLKLGGKLQTSLKAAGYAPSEIDAILLTHIHTDHSGGLVEGGKLIFPTATIYVGKPDVDFWLDRTNAKRSHVAEKYFDEAAKTVKPYLDAGKLKSFSGKTAILPGITTYPTPGHTPGHSCYVVKSGGESIEFWGDIVHFASVQFPKPEITVAYDVDKDAAAAQRKKQFARAEASRLLVAGAHLPFPGVGHLRAAERGYAWVPVDYRWREP